Proteins encoded in a region of the Desulfosoma sp. genome:
- a CDS encoding DUF2760 domain-containing protein, which yields MQPKSKLTLQTLIACVLFQGVVLAAFFWMMRQGLQSFLTCLQPFQGNQAGMLPTELATALSRLETLIHQTQLYAPWILFGLGFLGTLFLWIVVQALGRRAVDEAVQAASTQAHSVKVTVSSQEPKDSEVLPQDMDPKTVGAVQMLSVLQRQGRFIDFLQEDLSQYQDAQIGAAVRSIHEACKTALWECVELEAVMLQEEGAMVTVPSGFDPAAIRLTGHVSGDPPFRGVLRHRGWRVRSVQLPRLTAQLGKERIVAPAEVEILEES from the coding sequence ATGCAGCCAAAATCCAAATTAACCTTGCAGACCCTTATCGCCTGTGTGCTTTTTCAAGGCGTGGTGCTTGCCGCCTTTTTCTGGATGATGCGTCAAGGGCTTCAAAGCTTTCTCACCTGCCTTCAACCGTTCCAAGGAAACCAAGCAGGCATGCTGCCCACTGAATTGGCAACAGCCTTGAGTCGATTAGAAACCCTGATCCACCAAACACAACTTTATGCACCTTGGATCCTTTTCGGATTGGGATTCTTGGGGACCCTGTTTCTCTGGATCGTGGTGCAGGCTTTGGGACGCCGAGCTGTGGACGAAGCCGTCCAAGCAGCTTCTACCCAGGCCCATTCCGTCAAGGTGACGGTGTCTTCTCAAGAACCCAAAGATTCGGAAGTGCTTCCGCAAGACATGGATCCCAAGACGGTGGGTGCTGTGCAAATGCTTTCTGTGTTGCAAAGACAAGGACGCTTCATCGATTTTCTTCAGGAAGATCTCAGTCAATACCAAGATGCTCAGATCGGAGCCGCAGTCCGAAGCATTCACGAAGCCTGTAAGACGGCCTTATGGGAGTGTGTGGAGTTGGAAGCTGTCATGTTACAGGAAGAAGGGGCCATGGTCACGGTTCCTTCAGGATTTGATCCGGCGGCTATTCGGCTGACGGGTCATGTTTCGGGGGATCCTCCGTTCCGTGGTGTGCTACGTCATCGCGGCTGGCGTGTTCGATCCGTGCAACTGCCTCGCTTGACAGCCCAACTTGGCAAAGAACGCATCGTAGCCCCAGCGGAAGTGGAAATTCTGGAAGAATCTTAA
- the lpxK gene encoding tetraacyldisaccharide 4'-kinase, with protein MGMVAHRVFEWLWYGTTDDLGRRIAARLLRPLEKLYLAGLRFDQTARRRQCQSLPCPVVSIGNLTVGGTGKTPAVLWIARHLAHRGLTVTILSRGYGRSGSETVKVQLDAPTHELAGRYGDEPVLLARTLPHVSVWVGSDRAKSGSHAVDHDHPDIIVLDDGFQHLQLHRDLDFVLLDAARPLGNGKLLPAGPLREPPEHLVRAHAIVLVGETRNERQAVNLIRGYVSAEIPIFRARLEPEGFYHAATMEPLGIAACPTSKAGDDFIGSKDFRPAMYAGGTPELPGTGSLSDTVPGKKPLSRELLSERATHGEGFDGKCASFKNEPARLKVLEEPCLAVAGIARPERFFNMLRHLGITCRASMAFPDHHRWTLEDVRALRRKLQTTGARWVVTTEKDAVRMPPALAERALFLRIRMDFGSDTEPLVRILWTRLKA; from the coding sequence ATGGGAATGGTGGCACATAGGGTGTTCGAGTGGCTGTGGTATGGAACCACAGACGATTTGGGTCGTCGAATCGCCGCCAGGCTGTTAAGGCCTCTGGAAAAACTTTATTTGGCAGGGCTTCGCTTCGATCAAACGGCACGGCGTCGTCAATGCCAAAGCCTTCCCTGCCCCGTGGTGAGCATCGGGAACTTGACCGTTGGGGGCACGGGAAAAACCCCGGCTGTGCTGTGGATTGCCCGCCATCTCGCCCATCGGGGCTTGACCGTAACCATTCTCAGCCGAGGCTACGGTCGCTCAGGATCTGAAACGGTCAAGGTTCAACTGGACGCACCTACGCATGAACTTGCCGGACGTTACGGCGACGAACCCGTGCTCTTGGCCCGTACCCTTCCCCACGTTTCGGTCTGGGTCGGCTCAGATCGCGCCAAGTCCGGAAGCCATGCAGTGGATCACGATCACCCCGACATCATCGTCTTGGATGACGGATTTCAGCATCTTCAGCTCCATCGCGATCTCGATTTCGTGTTGCTGGACGCCGCTCGACCCTTGGGTAACGGAAAACTGTTACCTGCAGGACCGCTTCGAGAACCTCCGGAACACCTGGTTCGGGCTCATGCCATCGTTTTGGTGGGGGAAACCCGGAATGAACGGCAAGCAGTCAATCTTATTCGTGGGTATGTCTCGGCCGAAATCCCCATTTTCCGGGCTCGACTGGAACCCGAAGGGTTTTATCATGCCGCAACCATGGAACCGTTAGGGATCGCCGCCTGTCCGACATCGAAGGCCGGCGATGACTTTATTGGAAGCAAAGACTTTCGACCCGCCATGTATGCGGGCGGGACGCCCGAGCTTCCAGGAACGGGCTCTCTTTCAGACACGGTCCCGGGGAAAAAGCCGCTTTCCCGCGAGCTTCTGAGCGAAAGGGCCACCCACGGGGAAGGGTTCGACGGAAAGTGTGCGAGCTTTAAAAATGAACCCGCAAGACTTAAGGTTTTGGAAGAGCCGTGCCTGGCTGTTGCCGGAATTGCCAGACCGGAACGATTCTTTAACATGCTTCGGCATCTGGGTATCACGTGCCGAGCCTCTATGGCCTTTCCGGATCATCATCGGTGGACATTGGAAGACGTGCGGGCTCTCAGGCGGAAGCTTCAGACCACGGGAGCCCGCTGGGTTGTCACTACGGAAAAGGATGCTGTGCGCATGCCTCCTGCCTTGGCAGAGCGGGCCTTGTTCCTTCGCATCCGCATGGATTTTGGGTCGGATACGGAACCTTTGGTGCGTATCCTCTGGACCCGTTTGAAGGCGTGA
- a CDS encoding WYL domain-containing protein, whose protein sequence is MGELLFLERLAWMDAQIRAGKFPNARKMAEKFEISQKTAQRTIDWIRDRFGAPLEYVPHKKGYRYEEDFALPVTGLTSVELTNLLAIQKLLEDASHGALGKELAKIVGKVQKVLAERFFNSVDPRKAFSLRWTNVAPCDEETFQSVLKAVILRRRLIFDYTSPYGNEKTTRTVEPHHMVNYQGTWHILAWCLLREDWRDFVLARMQRCVVSVESFVPRDFREWQERLETSFGIFRGRERFHVTLRFDVSLARWARDQYWHQDQSVKILDTGEVEVTFPATHETEVLAESLRYGSHVELVAPSWFRKKLRNELRAMLNIYSQDKDT, encoded by the coding sequence ATGGGGGAATTACTGTTTCTGGAACGCTTGGCATGGATGGACGCTCAGATTCGAGCCGGAAAATTCCCAAATGCTCGAAAGATGGCCGAAAAGTTTGAGATTTCTCAGAAAACCGCCCAGCGAACCATTGACTGGATACGGGACCGATTCGGTGCTCCTTTGGAATATGTCCCCCACAAAAAGGGATACCGCTACGAGGAAGATTTTGCTTTGCCGGTAACAGGGCTCACCTCGGTGGAACTCACCAACCTGTTGGCCATTCAAAAGCTCCTGGAAGACGCTTCCCATGGGGCTCTGGGCAAGGAACTCGCCAAGATCGTCGGCAAGGTTCAGAAAGTTCTTGCCGAACGTTTTTTCAACAGTGTTGACCCTCGAAAAGCCTTTTCCCTTCGTTGGACCAACGTGGCTCCCTGTGACGAAGAAACGTTCCAAAGTGTTCTCAAGGCCGTGATTCTACGCCGCCGTCTGATCTTTGACTACACCTCCCCGTATGGGAACGAAAAAACAACGCGGACCGTGGAACCCCATCACATGGTGAATTATCAGGGCACCTGGCACATTCTTGCCTGGTGCCTTCTCCGTGAAGACTGGAGGGATTTTGTCCTGGCGCGCATGCAACGTTGTGTGGTCTCCGTGGAGAGCTTTGTGCCAAGGGATTTCCGAGAGTGGCAGGAGCGGCTGGAGACAAGTTTCGGCATTTTTCGAGGTCGTGAGCGCTTCCATGTCACGTTGCGATTCGACGTGTCCTTGGCTCGATGGGCTAGGGATCAATACTGGCATCAAGATCAATCCGTAAAGATTCTGGATACTGGCGAGGTGGAAGTCACCTTTCCCGCCACCCATGAAACAGAAGTTTTGGCCGAAAGCCTGCGCTACGGATCCCATGTGGAGCTCGTGGCTCCTTCGTGGTTTCGCAAAAAACTACGGAACGAGCTTCGGGCCATGCTGAATATTTACAGTCAGGATAAGGATACCTGA
- a CDS encoding Hsp70 family protein codes for MLHSPYVVGIDLGTTHSVMAWTAEDAASGGASDIQIAPIPQVVAPGEVKPRPLLPSFLFLPGPHDVASGSLALPWSEDPGWVVGQFARERGSEIPNRLVSSAKSWLCHAGVDRTAPILPWDSPQDVRKVSPVEASTLYLRHLKEAWNHLKARNSSAFLLENQDVYLTVPASFDAVARELTVQAARAAGLEHLTLLEEPQAAVYAWLAAHADTWRDLLRVGDVILVCDIGGGTTDFSLIEVIDEDGALGLRRIAVGNHLLLGGDNMDLALAHGVRAKLAASGMKLDAWQFRGLWHQCRQAKEKLLSKPALDSVPLTVLGRGTSLIGGTLRTELTREELEHILLEGFFPECKRNAVPKPAVKVGVREMGLPYETDPAVTRHLAAFLSQHLHGHDTSRSQAPTHVLFNGGVMKPPLVRERLLHILGLWYPDAPPRELPAEDLDLAVAKGAAAYGQVRRGRGLRIRAGASRTYYIGIESAMPAVPGIPTPVKALCVIPFGLEEGSTLTLEDRDFGLVVGEPAVFPLLASTTRKEDALGEVVEDWAGEITEVITMETALQPTETEEGGTVVPVKLEAAYTETGVLELWCVHRDDPKRRWKLQFNLRESNHSS; via the coding sequence TTGTTGCACTCGCCTTATGTTGTGGGGATCGATCTAGGCACCACCCATTCGGTCATGGCTTGGACGGCAGAAGATGCTGCTTCCGGCGGCGCTTCGGACATTCAAATCGCTCCTATTCCTCAGGTAGTAGCTCCCGGAGAGGTCAAACCTCGGCCGCTTTTGCCGTCCTTTTTGTTTTTGCCCGGCCCTCACGATGTGGCTTCAGGTAGCTTGGCGTTACCCTGGTCGGAAGATCCCGGCTGGGTTGTGGGGCAATTCGCTCGCGAACGGGGTTCGGAAATCCCCAATCGTCTGGTATCTTCGGCAAAATCTTGGCTCTGTCATGCCGGGGTAGACCGCACGGCTCCTATTCTTCCATGGGATAGTCCTCAAGATGTGCGCAAGGTGTCCCCCGTGGAAGCTTCCACACTTTATCTCAGGCACCTCAAAGAGGCTTGGAACCATCTAAAGGCTCGGAACAGTTCCGCGTTTCTTCTGGAAAATCAGGATGTTTACCTGACCGTTCCGGCCTCGTTTGATGCCGTCGCTCGAGAACTCACGGTGCAGGCCGCTCGTGCTGCCGGTCTGGAACACCTTACTCTTTTGGAAGAACCCCAGGCGGCCGTTTACGCCTGGCTGGCGGCTCATGCCGACACCTGGAGGGACCTTCTTCGCGTGGGCGATGTGATTCTCGTGTGCGATATAGGAGGCGGCACCACCGATTTCAGCCTTATTGAAGTCATCGACGAAGACGGTGCTTTGGGACTTCGGCGAATCGCCGTCGGGAATCATTTGCTTTTGGGCGGTGACAACATGGATCTGGCCTTGGCTCATGGAGTGCGAGCCAAGCTGGCGGCATCCGGCATGAAGCTGGATGCCTGGCAGTTTCGAGGACTTTGGCATCAGTGTCGTCAGGCCAAGGAAAAACTTCTGAGCAAACCGGCCTTGGACAGTGTGCCCCTCACGGTTCTGGGACGAGGCACCTCGCTTATCGGAGGCACCCTACGCACGGAACTGACACGGGAAGAACTGGAACACATTCTTCTGGAAGGCTTTTTCCCGGAATGCAAACGGAACGCTGTGCCAAAACCTGCCGTCAAGGTAGGCGTGCGGGAAATGGGACTGCCCTACGAAACAGACCCTGCAGTCACACGCCATTTAGCGGCTTTTCTTTCGCAACATCTTCATGGGCATGACACAAGCCGATCCCAAGCTCCCACCCATGTGCTCTTTAACGGGGGTGTCATGAAGCCTCCCCTTGTGCGCGAGCGACTCCTGCACATTCTCGGGCTATGGTATCCAGACGCACCACCTCGAGAACTTCCCGCGGAAGATCTGGATCTGGCGGTCGCCAAGGGTGCGGCGGCCTATGGACAGGTGCGTCGAGGGCGAGGCTTACGTATTCGAGCCGGTGCTTCTCGAACCTATTACATCGGCATTGAATCGGCTATGCCGGCGGTCCCGGGGATCCCCACACCGGTCAAGGCCTTATGTGTCATTCCTTTCGGGCTGGAAGAAGGAAGCACGCTTACCCTGGAAGACCGGGATTTCGGTCTTGTGGTAGGGGAACCGGCCGTGTTTCCTTTGCTGGCTTCCACGACACGTAAGGAAGATGCTCTCGGTGAAGTGGTGGAAGACTGGGCGGGAGAAATCACCGAAGTCATCACCATGGAGACCGCTCTGCAGCCTACAGAAACAGAAGAAGGCGGCACTGTCGTCCCTGTGAAGCTGGAAGCCGCCTATACGGAAACCGGCGTGCTGGAACTGTGGTGTGTGCACCGGGATGATCCGAAACGTCGTTGGAAACTTCAGTTTAACCTGCGAGAGTCCAATCATTCCTCATGA
- a CDS encoding DUF401 family protein gives MLDHVPALVRVLMVFVGMLIAIRKKVPLGHAFFFGSVTLGFLFAMGPLEVAVSVFRSFTHAKTLSLAAIVSLILVLSHSLEAVGQMERLLASFQGLVRAPRLNLVVFPSLIGLLPMPGGAIFSAPMVKTLGQAFRFTGDQLSYINYWFRHIWEYWWPLYPGVLLTTTMAGLDLWVFVSALFPMTVVAVAAGYLPLSFAENPLKNPRAAEPENHAKNRPPLQPFLRELTPIAMAIAGGLGLGFVLSVILPSTVSIAKELGLMLALAFSIFWVWRTGGLATSERLRILKRRQLWDMFYMVGAILVFKGILDDAQAVQAISSELLAMKIPLMPITMILPFLVGMVVGITIAFVGTTFPILISLVHSFGEGHAILGYMMLGLVSGFVGVLLSPLHLCLLLSNEYFGTSLTKVLRLVAGPSAVLVGCSTVYFFILRHIL, from the coding sequence ATGCTGGATCACGTTCCCGCCCTTGTGCGGGTGCTCATGGTGTTTGTGGGCATGCTTATCGCCATTCGGAAGAAGGTGCCTTTGGGCCACGCCTTCTTTTTCGGTTCCGTTACCTTGGGATTTCTGTTCGCCATGGGTCCGCTGGAAGTGGCGGTTTCGGTGTTTCGATCTTTTACCCATGCCAAAACCCTTTCTCTGGCAGCCATCGTTTCTCTCATTCTAGTGCTCAGCCACAGTCTGGAAGCCGTCGGTCAAATGGAGCGTCTTCTGGCGAGCTTTCAGGGTTTAGTACGAGCCCCGAGGTTGAATCTGGTCGTTTTTCCATCGCTCATCGGTCTTTTACCCATGCCGGGAGGCGCGATCTTTTCCGCTCCCATGGTCAAGACTCTGGGACAAGCCTTTCGATTCACTGGAGATCAGCTGAGTTACATCAACTATTGGTTTCGCCACATTTGGGAATACTGGTGGCCTCTGTATCCTGGTGTACTTCTGACCACCACCATGGCCGGCTTGGATCTGTGGGTCTTTGTTTCAGCCCTTTTTCCCATGACCGTTGTGGCTGTGGCCGCAGGCTATCTGCCTCTTTCTTTCGCCGAAAATCCCTTGAAAAATCCCCGTGCCGCCGAGCCTGAAAATCATGCGAAAAATCGCCCTCCTCTTCAACCTTTTCTTCGGGAATTGACCCCTATCGCCATGGCTATCGCAGGTGGCCTTGGCTTGGGGTTCGTCCTTTCCGTGATCCTGCCGTCCACGGTGTCCATCGCCAAAGAACTGGGCCTGATGCTAGCGCTGGCTTTCAGCATCTTCTGGGTGTGGCGCACGGGGGGACTTGCGACCTCGGAGCGCCTGCGGATCCTCAAACGCCGCCAGCTTTGGGACATGTTTTATATGGTCGGTGCCATTCTGGTTTTCAAAGGCATTTTGGATGATGCCCAAGCCGTGCAAGCTATCAGTTCAGAACTTCTGGCCATGAAAATCCCTCTCATGCCTATCACCATGATTCTTCCTTTTCTTGTTGGCATGGTCGTGGGCATCACCATCGCGTTTGTGGGCACCACTTTCCCCATTCTCATTTCCTTGGTGCATAGTTTTGGAGAAGGCCATGCCATTTTGGGGTACATGATGCTTGGACTGGTAAGCGGCTTCGTGGGAGTTCTTTTGTCACCTCTTCACCTGTGTCTGCTGCTTTCCAACGAATATTTCGGGACCTCACTTACCAAGGTTCTGCGTTTGGTAGCCGGTCCCAGTGCAGTCCTTGTGGGGTGCAGCACCGTCTATTTCTTCATTCTTCGACACATCTTGTGA